The following coding sequences lie in one Fusarium poae strain DAOMC 252244 chromosome 1, whole genome shotgun sequence genomic window:
- a CDS encoding hypothetical protein (MEROPS:MER0043475): MGQHYKPSIDSHVVKVFVLETDTPHPDTQTERGSFGEILHHHFSVAGEKHHPPLGVETEQVFVVTEEGGRMPKVEEFDEYDGLLITGSMYDAHGDNPWIHELLDLLKQLWTKRPDFHFTGVCFGHQILTRLLGGKVGPSPSNDWELGHNAISLTPVGKRLFRTHDDKVYLHQMHQDQVLEGPSIESSNGLLPPDTDIHIWGHSAHTPIQGLYIPNRLFTSQAHLAFDEDMVKRQIQMRVDSGGIKDLEHADRAAETADLEHDGDVVASAILRLFRYDDDGMKWD, translated from the exons ATGGGTCAGCACTACAAACCATCAATCGACTCTCATGTCGTCAAGGTCTTTGTTCTCGAGACCGATACTCCCCATCCAGACACTCAAACAGAGCGCGGCTCTTTTGGTGAGATTCTACACCACCATTTCTCCGTTGCAGGCGAGAAGCATCACCCTCCTCTCGGCGTCGAAACAGAGCAAGTCTTTGTTGTCACTGAAGAAGGCGGTCGCATGCCAAAAGTTGAGGAATTCGACGAATACGATGGTCTACTTATTACAGGGAGCATGTATGACGCCCACGGTGACAACCCTTGGATCCACGAGTTGCTCGATCTTTTGAAGC AACTGTGGACAAAGCGCCCCGACTTTCACTTCACTGGCGTCTGCTTCGGTCACCAGATCCTCACACGCCTTCTGGGTGGAAAGGTTGGCCCTTCACCCTCAAACGACTGGGAGCTCGGTCACAACGCCATCTCCCTTACACCTGTTGGCAAACGCCTTTTCAGAACCCATGACGACAAGGTCTACCTTCACCAAATGCATCAAGATCAAGTCCTTGAAGGCCCTTCCATTGAGTCATCCAACGGCCTTCTCCCACCTGACACAGATATCCACATCTGGGGCCACAGTGCTCACACTCCCATTCAGGGCCTGTACATTCCCAACAGACTATTCACCTCACAAGCGCACCTGGCCTTTGACGAGGACATGGTCAAAAGACAGATCCAGATGCGGGTCGACAGCGGAGGAATCAAGGATCTTGAGCATGCCGATCGGGCGGCTGAGACGGCGGATTTGGAACATGATGGCGATGTGGTTGCTTCAGCGATTCTGAGATTGTTTAGGtacgatgatgatggtatGAAGTGGGACTAA
- a CDS encoding hypothetical protein (TransMembrane:1 (o15-35i)), with translation MSLVMFMGTSEEFNWYLAGLRTLLCSAGSLHIAIIERDLESGSFMIYMTLKWEMKKQESPGLSTNYLNIHKPKRSSTEPGRHA, from the exons ATGTCGTTGGTCATGTTCATGGGAACAAGTGAAGAGTTCAACTGGTACTTAGCCGGGCTGAGAA CTTTGCTTTGTTCTGCTGGTTCACTTCATATCGCAATCATAGAACGTGATCTGGAGTCAGGATCATTTATGATATATATGACT CTAAAATGGGAAATGAAGAAACAGGAGAGCCCCGGGTTATCAACCAATTATCTCAACATACACAAACCGAAGCGGTCATCGACCGAGCCCGGAAGACATGCCTAA